DNA sequence from the Falco peregrinus isolate bFalPer1 chromosome 1, bFalPer1.pri, whole genome shotgun sequence genome:
CTGTTTTGCAGGTTCCTAGACAGGACTGAGGAAGTTGCTGTGAGTATTTCCAGGAGCAGAAGCTCCCTTTCCTCAGTTAAGAGGGAGTGTGGTGGGCCGGGGGAGGCTGGTTGCAGGATGTCTGGTAGTCAGGCAAGAGCCTGGCATCCCCGTTTTGCCCTCTGAAGTCCTATATCTCCCAAATCCATGAGAACAGACTGtgcttcttttccctccccctccagctgTCCCAGTACCGGGAGCATCTGAACATCCAGGATGTAGAAAAAAGGAGGGAATTTCTGAAAGGCTGCATTGGGTAAGAAAAAACGCAAGAGGGTGGGAGGGATGCGGGTGCTTCACAGAAGGTGGTAGTAAAGAAAATTAGACGTCTGTCCCAGTGACACAGCTTCTGTAGTTTGAAAGCTGATGCTAGTTTTGCCTCAGTGGGAGTAGGTTGTTGTGGACACAATGCAGACTTTGGAAGGATTTGTGGTGATGACTAGTCCAGCAGCTTTTGCGGCTTTCTTGGGGGCAAAGATGTTTTAGGGACCTTCTGATCATTGACCCTTCAGGTTGTGAAGGATGAAAGCTTGGGTGCCTGAGCACTTGAGGGAATTGGTAGCATCAGCTTTAGATTGTTCTGTAAGAGGTGCCAcataatttttccttctctggagccTGTCTAGGACTCTAGAGGGTCAGTTGAAgagggcagtggggcaggagcATGAGTACCTACTAGCCACTCAGGCTGGGGAGAATGGGAGGAGTTCCCCATATCTCTGTGGGGAGCATGTTTGGTAGAGAAGAGCATCCTTCGAAGTGTTCTGCATTAAGAGCTGCTGACAGTGTCTCTTTCCTCCACGTCTGGCCAGGCTGCCATTTTCAGCTGAGGATACCTCCCACATCCAAGACCATTATACCTTGTTGGAGCGACAGATCATCATTGAGGTATGAAATCTTCCCTGCTGGTCAGGAGGTGACTGGGACTGGCTGTGAGATCTCTACCTGTCCCTAACTTGTACCACTTTGGATCTAACCAGCTGGTCCTGGCTAGTGTAGTTTAACTGCTGTCCAAGCTGCCGTGCCAGGCACACCTGATGAATACCAGACCTGAGACTTCATGGCATGTTGAGGTTGTGCTTGTGCATTGCTATTGCAACACTTTCCCCAGGTCTGTACCCTGCAGCTAGGTCAGGCAGTTGCCCTGGCTCATGTTTACCCTCTCTGTCTTCCTCCTTTCACAGGCCAATGATCGGCACTTGGAAATGGCTGGGCAGTCTGAGATATTTCGGAAATATCCTCGCAAGGCTTCAATTCTCAACATGCCACTAGTGACCACCCTCTTCTATTCCTGTTTCTACCACTATACAGAGGCTGAGGTGAGGAGGATCTGGGAGAAGAGTTACATCTCATCCCTGTAGTCCTCAATGTGTGGGGTGGTTGAGATGGAGCATGTTAAGGAAAGAAGGGGTATGAGGTCCTATTTCATCCCTCAGAGAGACCTGGAGGAACTCAGCTCCCCTTGTCTGTCTGGCACAAGTTCGGAGTTTTCTTTTGTGCTCTAAGGTGGGACATTCAACATGGGACAGCCTGTCAGGGAGTTGCTTCCTAGAAATCACTTGTATCGCTATGGCCCTTAATCCCGTGAGGCTGAGGTGCGCAATACTGGTCTTGGAAGTGCTGTAGTAGGTGCACTAGGTTGAGGATGTAGAAGAAACCAAACCAGAGAGCTCATGAGGTGGGGTAGTTGCTCTCTTCTGCCAGCTGTTTCCTCCTGTGGCACTGACATGAGCAGAAAGCGGTAAAAACATGGGGAGATACACCCTGTGCAAGGCAAATGGCAAATACCTTACAAGTGGTGTCTGAACCTgtcctgcagcctgccctgctgagTTTGTACTGACCCGTCTGCTCTCTCTAGGGAACGTTCAGCAGCCCGACCAacctgaagaaaacatttaaggtGTGTGTGTCTCCTGTCATTGTGGCAGCCCTAGTGGAAAATGTGGGCAGCCAAGTTGTACTTAGCGAGGGGGCTGGGTACCAAGAGTTCAAGGGGCTCAGCCCTgagatggggaggggggcatgGCATCCTCCTCGAGCAGAGCCATTCTGGAGGCTCAGAGAGGCAAGTGCGAGCTATGTGGAGGCTTTCACTGGGTgcaccctggctgcagcagcacttgcagatcccccacctcctgctctctgcagtgctggtCCTGACCTTAGACAGCATCTCACCTCCTTGCTTAGCTGTTGGTGTGGGTCTTGACAGGGCTGGGGGCGGATGCCGTTCCTGTCCAACCCATGCAGGCcttctcagctgtgctggtgctcTGAGCGTAGCTTTCTGCCTTGCAGATTCCCGATAAGCAGTATGTGCTGACTGCCCTGGCTGCCCGTGCCAAGCTGCGAGCCTGGGATGATGTGGATGCCCTCTTTACCACCAAGGTGAGCTGCGGAAAGCCTTGCTGGGGACTCAGTGCCAAGTACTGATATCTACTGCTGATAGCTGGGTTGTTCTGGAGTTGCTGGACagactggttttatttcagcaggGCCCAACACCTCTGCTGCAGCGTGTTGCAGTAcgttcctcctctccctgcgTAAGACCTCTGCTGAGCCTGgcttggctgcagcagcaaggtCAGAGAAGGGGACTACCTTTGTGCTCTGTAACCAAAGGGTTTGTAGCCAAGCTACATAGCCACTGCATGAAGGGCTCTGCCAGTGGTGCACGTGGTGGCTGGTGACATATGTTGCTGACACCGAGGGGGAAAACGTGTTCTTGTGGCTGGAGGGGTTGCCCTTTAGGATTAACATAGGGTTTGGCTCTCCTTTCAGAACTGGCTGGGCTACACCAAGAAGAAAGCACCTATTGGCTTCCATCGGGTGGTGGAGATCTTGCAGAGGAACAATGCTCCTGTGCAGGTGAGCAAGGAGCTGCCGGTTATGTCGTCCTCCTCTTTGTTGGGATTTGATGTGGGAATGGTTCCCTAAGCTTCCTAGCTGGGAGCAGGAGAACAGCTTGCcaagctgctggctctgccaggTGGGTGCAGCATCAACAGGAACTGTGCATGGTAGTGAGGGCTGGGTCCTAGGTctcgctgcaagagggacagCAGGCCTAGAGTTGTCTGGGAGGTCTCTCAGTGCATTGCCACCTGTGTTTGCTGCATTAACTTCTCTTACGCTTAACCTGGCTGGCAACTGTTAACCTGATCCATAGGAGTGAGGTAGCCTAAGACTCTGACCTTTGTGAGCAAAGCTTTACTGCCTCTGGGCTCCTGAGCAGTCTTGTCCTAGTCACTTGTTGCCTTAGGAAGGAAGGGGTCAAGTCTGTGTGAGCAGCAACCTTGAAAGGTTTTGTGACTAGGGTGAGGGAACGAGTCAGGAGGTACCCGCAGAAGGGAGCTGAGACACTCTTCCTTCTCACAGGTTCTACAGGAGTATGTGCGCCTGGTGGAGGATGTGGAGACGCGGTTGAACCTCGCCACCAAATACAAGTGCCATGATGTTGTCATTGAGGTAGGTTCCTGGTGTGTGTGTCAAGAGATGGGACAAGAGCCTGCTTTTTCTCCCTAGctttcctgtgctctgccatgtgctgctgctgctatgtgcctgttggggttttttttattcctgtggCCTGGGAGCAGTGATATGGTTCCCAGTGGAAACCAAGTGAGCTAGGAGAGTGGCTCCTAGCATTTGTGCTGTGGAATTGTGCTGTGGTGGGAACTTGAGGGGGGACTGAAGAGTTGCCCTGCTCGTCTGCAGGCAACGCACCATCTAACTGCAGAAGTGTCCTTGAAGAGTGTCCAGCTgagtgctggttttgctgtttgtctAGACATACAGGGATTTAAAGGACCGCATCCAGCTGACAGCATATAAATGCAAGGTGGAACGAGGCTCTGCAGAAGAGGAGAAGATAAACAGTGTTCTCAACAACACAGTAAGAAACACCTACTTTTTCTTCCGGAATCTCATCAGAAACGGCTGTAGGTTAGGTGTCAGGGCATGGCTGTCCAACATACTTTTTGTCCTTGCTGGGAAGCTAATCTTACATTTGGAGTTGCATTCAGTGTAGGAACAAAGGTTGAAACTGATAGAAACGGCACCCTCTGGCCGTGGTTGTCCTTGTCAAGGATTGGGACTTGACAGCTTGGCCCCTGAGGGATCTGTGTCCAGCACTGATATTAGTCATGTCTCGTTCTTCCTTCTAGCAAATCCGATGGAAAAACTGAGCACCTGTGAAGCAGCCTGCTTGGCCGTTGCCTTGCCAGTGAAAGAGGAAACTGCAAAACCCAGTCCGGTGCCAAGAGAGCAACTCTGTTACTACTCATTGCATGATCAACGTTTGTCAGTGACAGTGGGTGCCCGTGGTTTGTGGGACAGTGGCATTCAGGCTGGGTGAAGGCAACTGTTCCAATGTAGCCAGTGAAACCATGGTACTGATCCAGCAGGGTTGATTCTTTTTGGAATCTGATTCTCTTTAACTTGGCTCACTTTTGTTTGTGGAGGGAAGTTGCTGGGCACAGCAAGGTTACGTTTGCTCTGGGTAGTGCCTGGGCTTATTCTTGCAAGAGGAACAGGTCAGTCACGTTTGTGGGTCTCATCACCAGACAGTGCTGACCAGTTCCTTTAACACTCAAGCTGGCTTGAGCATCACCAGTCATGGCTGTGGCTGGAGTAAAGCCTACTGGACTATGTTCTCTCAGCATTGAAGAGCGTGttgggggaaaggaaaggaccAGCTCCACCTTaaaacttcctttcttttttttaaatttttttttattttgtgttggtttgttCTGGCTCACCCTAGGAAAAGTGTTGTACGCACTCCTGCAGAGAGCCAGGacagcagcctctgccagtATCCTTGTGCTGGCACTCTGCAGCTCTTGGAAGATCCTGTTATCAGGGAAGAACATGCACCTAGTGTGGAGCTGGTCAGAGCCTTGCTGGGCTGGATGGAGCGCAAAGAGAGACCCCTCTCAGCTGGCACAAAcctgctggccccagcagctCTTTTCTCCGGGAGTGTTATGCCAGGAAGGATGAATTGCACTTTCTTAGAAACACAACTCCTCAGGCAACTGCTGGCTTCATCCTTCCAGACCTCACTTCAATTCCTTAAATAAAGCTGTCTCTTTCTCCTTGGGCTGTTTATTTCCTTCCCACACAGAGCACTTTTTCACCCTGTGTGCTCATCCTGAGCAATTTATCACACCTCTGACAACGTGAGTATGCAGGGTGTTTTCTCACGTCCTGAAAAGCACAGTGTGTGTCACCATGGTGTGGCTTTGCTTGCAGTGGTACCTTATTTCACACCTTCAATGCCATCAGCACaagtgaattaattttaatgttgtAGGAGAGTTTGCTGCCACAGGGGCTGGTCACACAAAGGTGAAGGTTATGTGTAGCAATGTACCAGCCTGAGGGCAGTGTTCCAACCTCCTTACTGCGCTGTGTGCTTtcagggggtttttttgttggtgtttggggttttttttcctcacagaatcatttaggttagaagaCGCCTCTTGATCTAGTCCAatcctgctcaagcagggtcacctggaACAGGCAGACCAGGACTGTGTCTATTTGGGTTTTCAGTATCTCCACAGCTGGAGACAacccagcttctctgggcaacctgttcctgaatttgaccaccctcacagcaaaaagGTGTTTCCTTGACTTCAGATGGCCTCTCGCATTTCggtttgtgcccactgcctcttgGTGTCACTGGgtaccactgaaaagagtctgGGTTCCCCCTTCTTCATTCCTGCTCACATTAGTACTTGCACACGTTAGTTAAGATTCCCCTCTGAGCCTTCTCCAAGTTGAACAGTCCTAGCTCTCGGCCTTTCCTCAtatgagagatgctccagtcccttgGTTATCTTGGTGGCCCCTTGCTGGACTCTCCCCAGTATGTCCATGCCTCTTtttgtactgaggagcccagaactggacccagcatGCTGGGTTTAGGCAGGAAGGATCACCTTCCCTAACCTGCTGGTAGCATTCATCCCAAGGCAacccagggtgctgttggctaGGGTAAGGTTTGCTGCCAGGCTTTCCCACGCATTCCAGGCCAGGCCATCGCTTGGTTGGACTTTACattggggagcagcaggagaagctgaACGTATCCTTGGAGTAATGTGGTGAAGCCACAAAACAGATCTTCATGCCTGTATTCTCCAGGCATGGATCCTCGCGTGGTATGACCAGTGCTACAGATGGTTAAGGGGATGTATAAGTCCAGCAGCAGGGGAGCCGtgagctggctgtgcctgctgaTCCCCTGAGCTCGGTGTGCAGTTTGCAGGATGCCATCCTTCTGACCTGTGGGTATTGCCACTGCCAGCGTCCCAAGCAAAGCAGGACTACTTGTAACATGAAATGCTGATGTGCCACATGGGATGGAGTTGTTGATTTGGTTGTTCCTCACACCCCAATTCTAGAAGCTGGGTACCAGCTTTGTGAGCATCTTTCAGAGCACCAGGATACCGTGGCTGGTGTATCTGATTACACGTGGTGCATCAGGGAGTGTTTGTCCATAAGGCAGCATTTGGCAGCCCCAACAGTTACTCAAGGGTTCCTCCGAGGCCACAGCTCACAGGCTGTCCTTGACTACTTGTGtgggcaggaaaaggaagatttcCAGGGCAATGTGTCCTATGGCTGGGGAGGGTGTGGTTTGTGTAAGTAGTAAATCTAAAGTTACTGTAGAGATGGTGGgtttggttggattttttttattaacaatgTGGCAAGCACTGGCCAGCTGATGCGGATGATTTTGGGACAGCCCCAGTGGGATATAGGTTTCCGCTTTAATACCTGTCTCAGCCCCTGTGTGCTTTTGGTATGTCTCTGCTTTTAAGCAGCACAGTCCAGCTGATGAAGTAGGTCATGGATAGAATTTATATGAAGGTagcaaaatgctgcttttttttttttttttttttaatgctgcttttgaaattcaACCCATCTGCCTCCACTGGAGAAGCCAAACGCATTCTGGTTGAGAGTATCTTTTCCCCATGGACATgtgtgggcaggagctggcataGAGACATGTTCAACCCCTGCCCTCTTAGTTTTTTCATGCTAACCTAACTGCTGGCTCTCAGGGTGGCACAGCTgtacccagaagaaaaaaagactgcttCGGTGAAGGTGCTCCTCCCCCATGACtgacttctgctttctttgtgcTCCAGGGGATGTTGCAGTGGCTCTGGAAAAGCCCACGCTCCCAGCTTCCCTGGGTGAAAGTGCCTGGTCAGTGGTGACTGAGACTCCAGATTGTTAAATATTCACCTAACAGAGAAAACGTTTCCCCAGATGAGTGATAGTGCTGAAACGGAGATGTCCCTCTCCTTGTTTTGTGGCTGCAGGGTCAGTTGTGGCAGATGAGCTTCTTGCTGGGCTCTGCACGCCCAGCCAGAGAAGCGATCAGCCTGCAGCATTACAGCAACTGTTTGCATACAAACCGTCAACTGCCCCGTAAACTTCTATACAAAAGAAGACAAGCAGGGAGAATGGTCCTCCAGGGAGATGCTTGAAACAATAAAATCCTCTTTTGAATCATC
Encoded proteins:
- the VIPAS39 gene encoding spermatogenesis-defective protein 39 homolog — its product is MSRARADEEEYWHSSKFRAFTFDDEDDELSQLKESKRAVNSLRDIVDDDDDDLERVSWSGEPVGSISWSIKETASSSTSSLEGRDSSLQKGSSSYAAFPKQVSSYSLSSLFKGRNRLPSFQSLSDALSDTGVKNYAPELRRPKAEYKDYSSDWSPKDTVRRMQRGKICSLERFRSLQDKLVLLDEAVAGHDGNVITAVLIFLKRTLRREILFRELEVRQVALCHLIHFLKETGEQKLLLDLLRFLDRTEEVALSQYREHLNIQDVEKRREFLKGCIGLPFSAEDTSHIQDHYTLLERQIIIEANDRHLEMAGQSEIFRKYPRKASILNMPLVTTLFYSCFYHYTEAEGTFSSPTNLKKTFKIPDKQYVLTALAARAKLRAWDDVDALFTTKNWLGYTKKKAPIGFHRVVEILQRNNAPVQVLQEYVRLVEDVETRLNLATKYKCHDVVIETYRDLKDRIQLTAYKCKVERGSAEEEKINSVLNNTQIRWKN